A single Capra hircus breed San Clemente chromosome 13, ASM170441v1, whole genome shotgun sequence DNA region contains:
- the KIAA1462 gene encoding junctional protein associated with coronary artery disease isoform X1, with the protein MYSVEDLLISHGYKLSRKLPAPREDDGKGRQPARTAAPAGPSLLNGCEDGPTAHPQGKASPGTGLLSDPKSRRLGPRGHGARPSAAAAARISEAGFYHQPVLAWSSQPLTGRSHAYWRRREQEAREDPGGRGPVPSLPAHPREGPWEVGGRSEHVIKKTVWEDELGMAGPARWQDVSVGSWNQPPRLGRQMSDGVGEKLFQDLYPFMLGEHGLTSQSKGKSQSLPRVLSPESLSCVEVPIPLSDGHLPGVPKVPLQPPNCASNLEPTRNPKKAGTSAPLPQPRFGRPLKPPSYGSQPHSRAGAENGSYTDSRQPDPAAHSARTNSARQDLYGPDPGLEPPVYVPPPSYKSPPQPAAHPCPEEAVPRHEGGGRRVPQHPMEKPAAGGQLLSGSRGAGSEWGASPCSSVGVPPQPHPTTAYDSSILIIPFDDPRIRHIKLPRPHGFWEDVKLDGAVPAPDPRGLQQEGAVWRPSGKERGPAPADPRPPWLWGQPPRNGEDGSSPDQRDPCIVTQRKQPDVSGSPREYPESLVSSPSPQGESSCEMQTQLRKFETGLQPKRSSKKKTSETIFCLVSIPVKSECQLPGTDTNNNDLKQSTALQEQSVLSLSSTDLELQALTGSMATRTELPRPDSGGPGRGRQADDLRFPNPTKHRALAWPGPWPGHHFRDQQTQTSFAHEPQSLQPLPGERPGASPNPVLPPRCLDPAPFEVQMHMALASSDPNQRPGAHSPKSQGSLSPSSTSAFSGSSWQGPTPRASLGQQGSDGPGRRASPVSRAEVIKGETTGPCNSRQLFGQFLLKPVSRRPWDLISQLESFNKELQEEEGSSGSSSGGSGSEDSDTELPWGSCARPAPQRPGLLKDIAPEDPRTRPGRVKSKSESWSEEGRPRSPRPWQAEGRGSVWLSPPGSWIAEDGDREVEDRVAQLAVSPRPMKRAISSGLNDAKPEPPPDPATRKEPPPSQELPGSLGAVELSAASPPKAGGGEQGSTRAPLSLAGKSRGLSAPDLRSVGLTLVQEHSTSQLAGSPGDANAIEIPPNESLEARAARILGIEVAVESLLPGTQRAGQSRHPEPDGSALRPESPRQEAVASLAQPNESTTPADAFYGRRKCGWTKSPLFVGERDSTRQAPRASEPMGVDGAVPSNAPEPPPSPPESQPFLPKDVETKPPFRSTLFHFIERTPNLAFSERKLRSTSRVIESLQEKLVSPPRKADPDRLMRMKEVSSVSRMRLLTSRGTDSEEEPKAERGPGAWPGGLVAPSTGHELSDPQGALSLEVDGHPAARRENGGRDFWCPGEESGRGPGVQVAFDVLRASECPVGR; encoded by the coding sequence GTTCTACCATCAGCCGGTGCTCGCGTGGTCCTCGCAGCCCCTGACCGGCCGCAGCCACGCCTACTGGAGGAGAAGAGAGCAGGAGGCCCGGGAGGACCCAGGGGGCCGAGGCCCGGTCCCCAGCCTGCCCGCGCACCCGAGGGAGGGTCCCTGGGAAGTTGGAGGAAGGTCTGAGCACGTGATCAAGAAGACTGTTTGGGAAGACGAGCTGGGAATGGCGGGTCCCGCCAGATGGCAGGACGTCAGCGTTGGAAGCTGGAACCAGCCCCCGAGACTAGGAAGGCAGATGTCAGACGGTGTTGGCGAGAAGTTGTTTCAGGACCTGTACCCGTTCATGCTTGGGGAGCACGGGCTGACCTCCCAGAGCAAAGGGAAGTCCCAATCACTGCCTCGAGTCCTTTCCCCCGAGAGCCTGAGTTGCGTGGAGGTCCCCATCCCTTTGAGCGATGGCCATTTACCAGGTGTCCCTAAAGTGCCACTTCAACCTCCAAATTGTGCTTCCAATTTGGAACCCACCAGGAATCCCAAGAAGGCTGGCACCTCAGCCCCCTTGCCCCAGCCCAGGTTTGGGAGACCCCTCAAGCCCCCATCTTACGGCTCCCAGCCACACTCCAGAGCCGGAGCAGAAAATGGCAGCTACACAGACAGCAGGCAGCCGGACCCAGCTGCCCACTCAGCCAGGACGAACAGTGCCAGGCAGGACCTCTACGGGCCTGACCCCGGCCTGGAGCCCCCAGTGTACGTGCCCCCACCCTCGTACAAGTCGCCACCGCAGCCAGCCGCACACCCCTGCCCCGAGGAGGCGGTGCCCAGGCATGAGGGCGGAGGCCGCCGTGTACCGCAGCATCCGATGGAGAAGCCCGCTGCTGGCGGACAGCTTCTTTCTGGCTCCCGGGGAGCTGGGAGTGAGTGGGGGGCCAGCCCATGCTCTTCTGTGGGCGTCCCcccacagccccaccccaccACGGCTTACGACAGCTCCATCCTGATAATTCCCTTCGATGACCCACGGATACGACACATTAAACTACCCCGACCCCATGGATTCTGGGAAGATGTGAAACTGGATGGTGCGGTCCCTGCCCCTGACCCAAGAGGCCTGCAGCAGGAGGGGGCCGTGTGGCGCCCATCAGGGAAGGAGAGGGGTCCCGCCCCTGCTGACCCCAGACCCCCGTGGCTGTGGGGCCAGCCCCCCAGGAATGGAGAAGACGGCAGCTCTCCTGACCAAAGAGACCCCTGCATTGTCACACAGAGGAAGCAGCCCGACGTGAGCGGCAGCCCACGCGAATATCCAGAAAGCCTGGTGTCCTCCCCGAGCCCCCAGGGCGAGAGTTCCTGCGAGATGCAGACCCAGCTCAGAAAGTTCGAGACAGGGCTGCAGCCCAAGAGAAGCTCAAAGAAAAAAACGAGCGAGACGATCTTTTGTTTGGTTTCCATCCCGGTGAAATCAGAGTGCCAGCTGCCAGGTACAGACACAAACAACAATGACCTGAAGCAGAGCACAGCGTTGCAAGAACAGAGTGTGCTCAGCTTGTCCTCCACCGACCTGGAGCTCCAGGCACTCACAGGCAGCATGGCCACGAGGACAGAGCTGCCAAGACCAGACTCGGGGGGCCCGGGACGGGGCCGGCAAGCAGACGACCTCAGATTCCCCAACCCCACAAAGCACCGTGCGCTCGCGTGGCCCGGCCCGTGGCCTGGGCACCACTTCCGAGACCAGCAAACACAAACCAGCTTCGCTCATGAACCTCAGAGCCTGCAGCCCCTCCCAGGGGAGAGGCCAGGGGCCTCCCCCAACCCCGTGCTGCCTCCAAGGTGTTTGGACCCCGCACCCTTCGAGGTTCAGATGCACATGGCGTTGGCATCCAGTGACCCGAACCAGAGGCCTGGGGCTCATTCCCCGAAAAGTCAAGGGTCCCTCAGCCCATCCAGCACCAGCGCCTTCTCTGGGTCTTCTTGGCAGGGCCCCACACCGAGGGCCAGCCTGGGTCAGCAGGGCTCTGATGGCCCTGGGCGCCGAGCCAGCCCCGTGTCCAGGGCTGAGGTGATCAAGGGGGAGACCACGGGCCCCTGCAACAGTAGACAGCTGTTCGGGCAGTTCctcctgaagcctgtgagccGCCGCCCCTGGGACTTGATCAGCCAGTTAGAAAGTTTCAACAAGGAGCttcaggaggaggaaggaagcagtggcagcagcagtggTGGTAGTGGTAGCGAGGACAGTGACACAGAGCTGCCCTGGGGGAGCTGTGCCCGCCCAGCACCCCAGCGGCCAGGCCTCCTGAAGGACATAGCGCCTGAGGACCCCAGGACCAGGCCAGGCAGAGTTAAGAGCAAGTCCGAGAGCTGGAGCGAGGAGGGGAGGCCTCGGTCCCCCAGACCCTGGCAGGCAGAAGGCAGAGGTTCTGTGTGGTTGTCGCCCCCCGGGAGCTGGATTGCCGAAGACGGGGACCGAGAGGTTGAGGACAGGGTGGCCCAGCTGGCAGTCAGCCCAAGGCCTATGAAACGAGCAATATCTTCTGGGTTGAATGATGCAAAACCCGAGCCCCCACCCGATCCAGCGACACGGAAGGAGCCCCCGCCCAGCCAGGAGCTCCCAGGCAGTCTTGGAGCTGTGGAGCTGAGTGCAGCCAGCCCTCCAAAGGCGGGCGGTGGGGAGCAAGGGAGCACAAGGGCCCCCCTCTCTCTTGCCGGCAAATCCCGAGGCCTGTCTGCACCAGACTTGAGGTCTGTGGGGCTGACGCTGGTGCAGGAGCACAGTACCAGCCAGCTAGCGGGGTCTCCGGGTGATGCCAATGCAATAGAAATCCCCCCAAATGAGTCCCTCGAAGCCAGGGCCGCCAGGATCCTGGGCATCGAGGTGGCTGTGGAGTCCCTGCTGCCAGGCACCCAGAGGGCAGGGCAGAGCCGGCACCCCGAGCCAGATGGAAGTGCCCTCAGGCCTGAGTCCCCCAGACAGGAAGCAGTGGCCAGCTTGGCCCAGCCCAATGAGTCCACCACACCTGCCGACGCCTTCTATGGCAGGAGGAAGTGCGGCTGGACCAAGAGCCCTCTGTTCGTAGGCGAGAGGGACAGCACCCGGCAGGCTCCCCGGGCCTCTGAGCCCATGGGTGTGGACGGGGCCGTCCCCAGCAATGCCCCCGAACCTCCGCCCAGCCCTCCGGAGTCCCAGCCTTTCCTTCCCAAGGACGTGGAGACAAAGCCACCCTTCAGGTCCACCTTGTTCCACTTTATAGAAAGGACCCCAAACTTGGCATTCTCAGAAAGGAAGCTCCGAAGCACTTCCAGAGTGATCGAAAGTTTACAGGAGAAGCTGGTTTCCCCGCCCAGGAAGGCGGACCCCGACCGCctgatgaggatgaaggaggTGAGCTCTGTGTCTCGGATGAGGCTCCTGACGTCCCGGGGCACGGACTCCGAGGAGGAGCCCAAGGCCGAGAGGGGCCCCGGGGCGTGGCCGGGAGGCCTGGTGGCTCCCAGCACTGGGCATGAGCTCTCCGACCCCCAAGGTGCTCTGTCGCTGGAAGTAGACGGGCATCCAGCAGCACGAAGGGAGAACGGCGGCCGGGACTTCTGGTGCCCAGGTGAGGAGTCAGGCAGAGGGCCGGGTGTTCAGGTTGCGTTTGACGTCCTGAGAGCATCAGAATGCCCAGTGGGTAGATGA